The DNA segment TGCGGGCCGTTTGTTCATTGACCACTTTCGATAAGCCGTAGCTATCCATAGGATCAACGTCGTAGTCCTCTTCCAGGGGCAGTACCTTGGGATCGGTCTGGCCATTGGAAAAACAGATTCCATAGGTGGTCTCGGAGGAGGCAATGATGATCTTTCGAATGCCTAGTTTCACGGCGGCTTCAATGACGTTGTAGGTGCCGATTGTGTTGACCCGAAACGTTTCATTATCGGGTTTGAGTAAGATTCGGGGTACAGCGGCAAAATGAACGACCGCATCAAACTTGGGCACGCCCGTACCGGGCTCCAGCTCATCCAAGCCGGCGTACGAAGTCATGGCATTGAAGATTTGTCCCGAATCCGTGATGTCGGCTACTAGGTTATCCACGCCTGGGTGATCCAGAGGTGTCAGGTCGACATTGAGCACCCGGTGTCCCTGGTCAAGCAGGTAGGGAACAACATGCTTTCCGGCCTTTCCCGACCCGCCCGTAAAAAATATCCGCTGTTTGGTCATGTCTTCTTTTTCTTAGTTGAGTTCGCTCCTTTGACGAAGCTGTGTTCTGAATAACGATGTGCATTCGCCACATTTAGCAAAATATACTGATAACGCCTTGATGTATATTCTATTGGTCACGTGTTTACCAGAAAAAACGTTTTGTGAGTGGCTTAGCGGGGAGTTACAAGGTATTGCTAGTATTTACTTGAACTAGCACCAGCGAAAAAAGATGATAAATTCACCATAAAGTTATCATTTACCATTAGAACAACTCATCAGTTAGCGGCTGAAGCCGTTAAGCAGAACCAGCGGCAAATCTATAAAGGCCATCAATCAAGCCGTTACCATTGCCTGGCAGTTGATGAAAGGCAATATGATATTCGTAAAGTAGTATTGACTAATAAGCGTCTCAATATTATTGGTACTTCGAATCAAACCGGCTGCTCGAGTCGACAACTGAAAATTAGCTACCGGTACCTACAACAAGTTATGTGTATTGATGAGTAAACGCATCACATACAGTCTTTCAGGTCGTCCAAGGGTCCTTGAGGTCAGGATGACCGCATACCTCTTCAAGTGGTAAATAAGAGAGGTTAAGACCATCTATTGCCAAAGATTGGTTCGAAAACGTCTAACATTGGGCTAATTAATGGTCTAGAGTCCTTTTTGCTAACTCGTTCTCCTGTCTTCTGTACACACAATTAACTATAGGCACATAGGTAATTAACAGATGACCATAAAAAGAAACGCATGATTCGGTAACTCTGAGCCAATTCAGCCTTATAGTAGCCGTAGCCCTGCGTAGCGGGCAGAAACTCCTTCTTTGCTTCCATGATTCAGTTTGTAAGCCGTAAGGCCTTTGTAACACGCACCCTTGCTGCCATCCTGTGTCTGGCAGGCCCCAACCTAATCGCACAAGACTGGACCCTAGGTCCTTTCGTAAGACCCCAGGGGGTAAATCCTGTTATTTCCCCCAATCCTAAAAGCACCTTTCCCGACCCCATCAGTGGCCAACGGGTAGCCTGGGAAGCCAGTGATGTCTTCAACCCAGCAGCGACTATCCGCAAGAAAAAGATTTATGTCCTCTATCGGTCCGAAGATAAGTCTGGACAAGGCATTGGCAAACGCACATCCCGGCTGGGGCTGGCAACCAGCAAAGATGGTCTTCGCATGAAGCGACGCCCGACGCCGGTATTTTACCCCGCCGATGATAATCAGAAAGAGTTCGAGTGGCCAGGCGGCTGCGAAGACCCCCGCATTGCGATGACCCCGGAGGGTACCTATCTCATGCTCTACACGCAGTGGAATAGACACGTGCCCAGACTGGCCGTTGCTACATCCAAAAATCTAACGACCTGGACCAAACATGGTCCCGCCTTCTACCAGGCCTACGGGGGCAAATTTAAAGACTTGGCCAGTAAATCTGCTTCCATTGTGACCAAACTGGTAAAGGGGCGGCAAGTAATCACCAAAGTGAAGGGCAAGTACATGATGTACTGGGGCGAAAAATTCATGAATATCGCTACTTCGGATAATTTGGTGAACTGGGAGCCTATGGTGGATGAGCGGGGCGAACTGAAAGCGGTACTCTTGACGCGGCCACATTATTTCGATAGCGATCTGACCGAATGTGGCCCGCCCGCCATCCTGACCGACAAAGGCATCCTGGTGTTATATAATGGCAAGAATAAGCCGGGCATAGGCCGCGATACGACCTACACGGCGAACACCTATGCCGCTGGCCAGGTATTGTTTGATGCGCAGGATCCCTCCCGAGTCATCGCCCGCTTGGACAAGCCTTTTTTTGTGCCTACCGAGCCGTTCGAGAAAAGTGGCCAATACCCGGCGGGTACAGTCTTCGTGGAGGGCTTGGTATATCATCGGGGCCAGTGGTTTTTGTATTATGGATGTGCTGACAGTCGGGTAGCCGTAGCGGTGTACAAGCCGAAAAGCCGGTAAAATAATGCCGGTCGGTCAAGAACAGAAACGGCTGGACGGATGCTGACAATCGGTAGAGATTTTATGGTTGAGATTATCGAACAAGGGTATGAGGCATTTTACTATAACTACAAGCTTTTTGACATAACTATAAAAATAGTCTCTTACTATCTGCGTAGGACTAGGTAAAGAAACTATTTACAGCAAGAAATAAGCCTGAGTACTAAGCTCAGGCTTAAAAGCGAGATGATTAATGCGCTGGAGCAGTAGTTATTTCAACCGGAAATTTATGCCAACACTGACCTGCCACCGGTTAAAATCGTCGGGTGGTGTCAGATAATAGCCACCATTCGAGTTCCTTGACCAGCTCCGGCCCGCCATTGCTTCGACTGACCATCGCTTCGCAATTCGGTAATGAGCGCCTAGCCCTATTTCCGTTTGCCAGGTATACCCAGTGCCGGGAGGGGCGTCAGACCGCATCCTAAGTGTGCTTTGACCATAGGAAGCTCCCAAATGGCCAAACATGGCTAACCGGTTGCCTCGCAGAAAATAGTAGCGCGTTGATAAGCCCCCGCCCTTTAACCGATAGTCAGGCTTATCAACTGTCTGAGGATAAATGTTACTGACCAGATAGCGAGCTTCAGCAGCGATGGACCAGCCGTCCATGATGAAGTACTGAACACGAGGTATCACGTACGTTGTGGTTGGATAAGTGCCCCGGTAGCCCTGTCCAACGTTGACCCCTACATTAAAATGCCCTTTCCCCAATAGATCCTGTTGCTTGCCGTCGCTTAAGGTTTGGGTCTTTCCCACTAAAGGACTTACCAGGCAAAAAAGTAATAGATACCGTCTCATCGTATAACAAGTTGTTTGCCGTAGAGACGCTTCCAGCGTTGGTACAGTTGTAACGTTTTGAAATCATTAAGCTTTATTAACAGTTGATAGCCGACTGAACGAAGTTGTCTGAATGTCGTGGCGGTTGCAAAGCTTAGTATGACTGTTTCCTGGGTAAATTATAACAGTGTGAAGCCCGTTTTTTGAAAGGAGTGAGCAACCCCACGATGGATCGTAGCCACTACAACTGCAATGATATAACTTGACATATACTACGGATTGAGTTATACATATTCTATTAATTATTATATTAGCTATCCCTTATTTCATAAACTCATCTTTATAAACGTTTCAATCATGAACAAATTTGCACTGATCATGCTTGGCCTGATGGCTGTAATCTTGGGAGGTTGTAGCCAAACTAGTCAGGAAGCTACTCCTGATTTAGCCACCTCGTTGGCGGGACAATTCAACGCTACCTACTTAATTGTTGATCCAACTAGTCAGCAAAGTCCATCGAGTGGGTCGCTGTCGCTAGTTCAACTAAAACGCAAAAACAACAATACGCTGACTATCGAGGTTAAGATCGATGATGGGCCTGTGCAGGTAAATGACCGCTATGAGGCTGTGATTACACCAACAAACCTAGAGGGGGATGGCTTGTTAATTCCTGGTCTTCGCAGCCGGTATAATCTTACTGCTCCCAATCTAAACAGGAAAGGGTCGGGCGTAAGTAGTTTAAATCTCTACCAAGATGGCAAGGTCCGTGGCGGTCTTGCCTACGTGAATTCGACAGGTCAGCTAATAAGCCTGGCCTTTGCTCTATAGCTTCGGGTAAACCAGACAATGTACAAATTCCGGTCATCTTAAAAATTGGGTTTTGTACGTTGTCTGGCCTTGTCGCGCAACCACGAATCAGGCTTTTCGATTACTATCTTTTCTTAGGGGAGATGTCAAAAATAACTGGTCCAGAAAAAACTATGAATACAACGGCTCTATTGAACGACCCTCAAAACGCAGGGAATCATAATATCATCAGCTAATTCATAATAGACGAAAAGCGCTATATTATGAAAGCGATTGTAGTAGTGGCTGTTACCTCCTACTGGCACAAAACTATCATCAACTGCGTCGTGGGTAAGGTTTCCGAACGTCTCCGAATTCTCATGCCAACCTATCTCACTAACTAATCCATCGCTCTTACGAATTTGTATCAGAATCTGAGTAGTACCATTTTCTTTCTTGTACGTGTAAAGAGTACCGTTCGGTCTTTTCCTGCTTGAGACTAGTTCGAATCGCTTCCGGCTTAATATAGTTCGTACGGCTCGTTCCTGTTTCAGGAGTAGGCCTTTTAACTCATAGTAGTCGAGCATCGGCCTGGCCATTGCTGGTTGAGCGGTTATCAACTGGATAGGCGCTAATAGTGCCAGGCAAGTCACTAACAGTAGAAGCTTGATTTGCGTAAGTCTCATGATCATAGCTACTCTTGACTAAAATGTGCGGGAGCGTTTTGCTAGGTTAAATGAATCGGTTTTATGCGATACCATTTTATGCTTATTCAGTTGGATGAGCATTACCGCCATTATTCATAAAAACAGCGTCTAAACGTGTCCTACGTGTGGGTGTTACACAACAGTTTATGGTGAACTCGCTTTCGGGATAGCTGACTACACAAGCAGTGGCGGTGGTTCCAGCTGAAAACAGGATATGGACCCTTTTACCCTAACTTCGACATCCTTCATCCCGAGAATCCACAGGAACCTTTGTGGGGGAAGCTATCACAACCCCTTCAGGGGATTCCCACGCATTGGTCCAATAGGATGAAGTCGTTGATCTGGCTCAATGCTCACTAATTGGTTTACCAGAATTATCAGCAGGGCCGCATTATGCCACAAGACGATCGTTGACTTATTAGTAGGTGTCAATAAAAACCGTTGAGTAAGCACAGTCCGTAAACCTTGGAGATCGTGTCCCTTTTCGTGGTGCAATTTGTAGACAGTTTTACCTTTATTTTCTTTAGCTATTATAGACTAATCGAGCGATGTCGATTCCTCCAATTTTGTAAAGCCCAGAAACCGCTGACAACTACAGTACTTCCATAAAAGTACAACCAGTAATAGGGCGATTCAACCAGGTATAATGGATTATTGGTTAACCCGTGGAATAGCACTGTAAAAAACAAATTTTGGGTCAATACGTAGACAACCAGAAAAAACAAGCCCATCATAAAGACCCGACTCAGTTCGCTCAAGCTGTGCTCATACTGGAAAATGTAAGCAGGAATATGAATAAGCGTAAATAGAATTAACGATCCTATGCAAAGCAAAATAGTTCGATGATCTTTTTTGAATTGCTGGGAAAATCGAAGCGGTAAGTAACGGAATATCCACTCTTCCAGTATGGCCCCCGGCAACGAGTTCAGGATAAATAGTAAAAAGAAGCTGGGTAAACGATCGGTTAGTGAGAATATGTGAGCATGAGTAGTGAAGGTTGATAGGAGCATAGTGGTCAGTACTTCCACAACTATAATAGCGCCTAACCCCTGTAAAATAGTCTTGCCTTTGAATGGCTGGGTAAGCCAGATCTTTTGGTCTCCTGCCAGCAAATAAGTTACTATAATCTGGATGAAATAAATAGCTAAACCAAATAAGATTGCTATTTGTCGTTGCGCTACCAATGTTTTGACGAATTGCCAGTAAAACAACCCATTAACAGCTATTATAAGCAAACAATTGATAAGAAGAATTCGACTAAATTGGTATGCACTCATAGACTCGGAACAATTTATCTGTCAGCGTCTCCAGTAAGTAGGATCTCTACCTATTTTAATCACATTGTACGTCTCAAAGATGTGAGCTGGGCCGATAGAGACTCAAGATATAAATTTATTCTATTCACAGCAGAGCAGTTATAAAACAGCCCTGAAAATATGTGCGAAAATGCTCAAGTTACCTGTAAATTTAATCAGTATCTTTCTGATAATTAAGGCCTTATATCACTATATTGACTTTTTATGCGTTAGGCTATGACATTTAACTATATAAGGCTGGATTTCAATCACTAACCTGTTAACAGCTATGAGCTGGAAGGCAAAATGGGGTGGTGCTTGTACTGACAAAAACACAGATAAATAATTGACGTTGACTTACCAAATGTCAACGAAAATACAAAAACTTGCCAGCATTATTTAAGAGAAAGGAGTTGAACTATATCGTAAACAGTTTCAAAATTGAGACTATATAAATAACCCAAAAAAAGATTGATACGATCGCAATAGAGGCTCATCTTAGCAATTGTTTAGGCGATAAAAATATACCAAACGTTTACCTTGAATCGAGTTAAAACAGGATTGATACTACGGCGAGAATAAAAAGGACGATTAAAAAAGCAGGGCTTGCCACTTGTTGTAGAAAAGTGAACCAAGGGAGGGCGGGTTGAACTAAATTTGATTTTCATAGGAGGTAAAAACCTTCTTTAGGCAAGGCGAATATCCATAGTTTGAACGCATTAATTACGAGTAAGATACCCTAGAAAGTGGCTTTGTAGTGGTCATAACTGCACCTTTATAACGAATTATGAAAAGTATATTGCTCATTCTGGGAATTGTGTTACTCGTACAAGTCGGTTGGTCTCAATCAACAATAACTGTACGGTTGAAAAGTCAGCTTAGAGAGCCAACTTACCTTGAATACATTGACGTTTTTAATAATAACCAACTGACTATTTTATCGAACACAAATCAACAGGCGAAGTGGTCGGTTGAGCAACCTATTTTTTTGCGGGACGCTGATCACCGGAGTCAGGCCCTATACTTGCTGTTCCCAACTAAATCTTACACCTTAACTCGGGGAGTAAATCATTATTTAACCGCTGATACAGCCGGGGATACGACCAAGGCCCTTGCTAACTGTCATCAACAGTATTTGAATACGCAGAGATCACTTAATCAAGGTGAGTGGAACTTTGAAAGGGAATACTTAACAGGTGTTTCTTACACCAAACTAACGTTTGAACAACGATCTCGGGAACTGCAAAAACGCTATCAAAGCCGTTTACTTTTTCTCAACCAGTACGCTAATCAACACCACGTAACGAGTAAGCAGGTAACTCCCTGGAAGGACTACTTTTTCTATCAATACATACGAGGCTTAGTGACCCATACCGCTACCCAGATTCCGTCCGATTCTATCAACCAGTACGTTCGTTTTTTTCAGGATGACACCAAATTGTACATTCCCGAGTACCGTGCCGGGGCGATCAGTCTGTTGCGTATACTGGCGTATCAACCTACAGGCAAGCTTGATTTCGCGCAGATGTACCAGAGGGCTACTCACTCGTTTTCGGCGGGTACTCGTGATTTTTTATTATTTTATATTATGAAAACCTTGAGCCAGCCGAAAGAAGATAAATTACCAAACATGGATTTTGATTTACCACTCGCTCGTCAGTTACTGCCTGCTTTTCAAGCAGATTGCCAACAGGATGCTTACGTTAAATACATAACGAAATCGATGAGTTTTCTAACGACAACGCGATCGTCGGTTGGTAAGGAAGTCAAGTTGCTGGATGGGTTAGGATCGTCAGTCACTTGGGCTCAATTGCTCGCTGGTCATCGTGGCCGAATCGTATACGTAGATTTTTGGGCAAGCTGGTGTGCCCCTTGCCGGGCTGAACTACCAGCTTCGTATCAATTACGAAACTCGTTGGTGAAAGACAACATCAGTTTCCTTTACATTTCGATGGATGAGGATTCACAAGCTTGGTTGAATGCCCTCAAACAGGTCGGTCTGGAAAAACAGTTTAGCTACCTACTGACTCATTCATTTCAATCTGATTTAGCCAAACAATACCAGTTGAAAGCCATTCCTCGCTACTTATTATTCGATAAGCAGGGGAAGTTGATATCGGCCAGAGCGAAACGTCCCAGTGACAAAGCCCTTCAATCCGAATTGCACGGTTTAGCCCGGTAAAGGAGCCAGATAAACAATTGACTACAGGAACGTTGATCACTAGTTGGACGGAGAGTTAATTCTTCTTTGGTGCACTACCATCAACTGAGTGACTCGGGGCCACCGGTGCGTTTGCAAATGTCTACCGAGGGTTTGGTTAGCTACGAAAATGAGTCTGGTTTGTCGACGTGTCACAACGAAAATAGCCTGCTAAAACTAGTTGAATCAGCGCTAACTTTTGCAATTGCTCCGGTGGCCCTGAGCTGCGCACCTTATGCGATAGAGACGGTAAACAAATTTCCAACCCTTTATTGATGGTAGGATTCTACCATCTATAGGAGATGATATCATGAAAAAAATTAGTCGCTTTTACCTGCTGTTTATCGGTTGCCTGTGTATTTTCTGGCTCGTCACGAGTTGCTGGAAACGAGAACATTACTTCCTGCTAACTACCAGTACAAAAGGGAAATGGGAGTGGGTTAGTACAACAACACCAACTCGTGTTCTTACCCCACAATCGGTCGGCTACACCAGGCAGTTCTCCGGGGGGACTGATGAGCAGGGAATCTATGTCGGCTTTTATAAGAACGACACGTTGCAACGCCGGGTTTACGAAACGTCGAGAGATACGACGCATACATTCGTGGATCATGGGCGCAACACGGTGTTAATAAAATACGGAGGGGCTGGTTTTATTAAATACTATGTAGCAACCGGCACGAACAACGAAACGATTACGGTGAGCGAACTATTGAATCCTTATACTTTACCCGCTGATACAATTCGGAGTGTGTATCGGAGTGTGGGCAACAAACCTCTCTATCCTTACTGAGTATACAATGGCCTACGAGCGTATAGATGCGTATTTATTAGCGACGTACTTATCTCCATCAATCGTTACGGACGGAATGTCGTCCCTCTACACGTAAGCATTTGTACAACAGATCCATACTTTTTGCCTGCGTATCACTACTGATTTTCAACTTGTGGGACAGGAACGAGGGAGCCGAAAATAATTTCGTTGGAAGGTTTGCAAACCGCATAGCCGTTGAAACAGAAGCCTTTCAAAATAGTCAACGTTGCTAGCAGCTGGCTACTATAAACTGAAGCATGAGTTTGATGATGACTGATTCGCTCCAAGTGATACCGCAGGCGGGTACAGATACGCGAACTGGTACGATAACGCTAATAAGCAATTGAGTTTGATATGTACAGCGGATGAAGTTGCCGATGGTACAAGGTCGATCAGGTGAGTTTGTAAAAGATTACTGATTCTAAACAGGGATTGGATGCAGTGAATCAAGTAGGCACTCTCACCAAGAGGTAGCAGGATTGCGTCAAGGGCTAGAGGCCTAAATTTCACGATTCGGAGAACGAAGCTAACGAAGTAGTGTCTACAAATCCTGGGTTTAATTCCTTACTACAGGACGCTTACATAACATGTAACAATTTTTGTAGCAGTCGAAGAAATGATAGACTTCAATACCTGAACGCTAACCCTATTTTGTTGTATACGTGCCGTGGCTGTTGCTAAAGTCTAGGATGGTCCAGATCAACTGAATCAAGATACTGATCCTGACGCGTAATCGGTCTGGTTTTAGTCCGATTATTTGGGTGATAAACCCTAATTCAGACTTTTACAACAGCCACTGGCGAGGAAACAACTTGGCTCTCGAAATCAGTGGTGGTTCGTGACACGGTGATTTGACAATGCGTCAATCCGTATTCTTCGGCATTCACAGATATTGAGCCATCACATGAAAAGTTTCAGCCCGTATCTTACTTGATGACCGCCAGAGCGGCAGCGTAATCAGGCTCTTGCCCTATTTCCGGCACCTGCTGTTCGTAAACGATTTTTCCTTCGGGATTCACTACGATTACCGCACGACTCAACAAACCTTTCATGGGTCCGTCGGCGATTTGCACCCCGTAAGAATTGCCAAAATCAGTTCTGAAATCAGAAAGCATCACTACGTTTTTGATGCCTTCCGCGCCACAAAACGCTTTTTGGGCAAACGGCAGATCTTTGGAAATGCAGAGCACGGTTGTGTTCTTTAATCCAGCTGCATCCTCATTGAATTTTCGCACCGATTTGGAACAAACACCTGTATTTACGCTTGGAAAGATATTCATGATCACGTATTTGCCTTTATAATCGGCTAACGTGTTATCCTTGAGATCAATACCAGTCAAGGTAAACTCTTTGATCGGTGTTCCCACAGCCGGCAGTTTGCCAACGGTATGAATTGTTTTACCACCCAGCGTAATGGCGGTGCCTGTTGTCTGAGCGAATGAACTACTTGTAATGATTAGTCCAGCCAGCCCAAACAAAAAAAGTTTGAAGGCGGGTATGAAGTTTTTGATACTGGTCATAAAGATGGATTAGTTTACTAGTGATTCCTCAAATGTACAAAGAAAGAGTTACGCTGGTATACCGGCACACCTACTCAGGTACGCCAGGTACGCCTTTCTGAATTAAATGGAGTGGCACCGCCCGGCGTTAGTTAATGAAAGCGACATGAGTGCCCACTTCCTTTCGCAATCGAGTGGGCACCTTGGAACAGTCAGTAGTAATGAAACCTCCACTTTTATCAGCTGAATGCAAGCCATCAAATGCGTACTTATCAGGGTAGACTTGTTGCCCCAACCGCCGATGGCTGAACGGTGGTTAACAGTGGCTTAGGACGAAGCGGTTGAGGAGTATTAACGGGATCCCGTCGTTGCCCCGGCGTGGTGTCCCTCTTGACTGGGGCTGCTTTTTTATAAGCCCTTATTCCACCAATAGGGGGTAGATACCGGGCCGCCCGGAGCCGATTTGCTAACCACTTCGTCTCGGTGCGCCCCTTGATATAGCGCTCAACCACCAATGCAGCGATGGGTGCCGCCACGTCGCCCCCCCAACCGGCGTTTTCCACGAAAACGGCTACGGCAATGGTCGGAGCGTTCATGGGAGCAAAGCCCACAAAGATGGAGTGATCAAACTGGTGACCGTATTTCGTATTTTGCGACGTACCTGTTTTACCACATATGTCGAGCCCAGCCAAATTGGCCGATTTAGCGCTACCACTCACAACGGTCCGGCGCATCCCGTCGATGACCGGCAGGTAATAGCGGTGGTCAATGCCTGTATCATGGTGCTTTCGGTATTGGTCTGGCAGTTGAGCGCCGATCGTTTCGAAGCCTTTGAGGTAGTGAGGAGTAATATACCATCCTCGATTGGCAATGGCCGCGGCTAGGTTGGCCAGCTTCAGGGGCGTAATCAGCAGCTCTCCTTCTCCAATACTCAGGGAGGATATGTACGAAAACTTCCAGCGATTTTCACCTTTGTAGAGCCGGTCGTAGTAAGGCACATCGGGCAGGTTACCCCGGCGTTCGCTGGGTAAGTCGACACCCAATTGCTGACCAATGCCAAACTGTTCGACCCGTTGGTGCCATTTGGCTAAACCGACGGCCGAAGCTTTAAACGTGTTCGTTTCGGAGTTGTTATACAACATCCGGCGAAACACCTGATAGAAATACGGATTACAGGAATTACCGATAGCACCCCGGAGATCGTTACCCCCCCGACAGTGACAGCGCATCGGCGAACCAGCATGGCCGTACACCGTATGGGGTGTCAACGTACCCTCCTGTTGGGCCACCAGGGCCTGGATGAGTTTGAACGTGGAGCCAGGCCGGTAACTAGCCATAATTGGCCGGTTAATCAGCGGTTTGTAACGATTTTTGAGCAACGAGCCGTATTGGTTACTAAAGTTGCTGGCCGATAACAAGTTAGGATCGAAGGTTGGGGCCGATACCGACGCCAGAATCTCACCCGTAGCGGGCTCAATGGCAACAATAGCCCCTACTTTGTTGACCATCAGGCTGTCGGCGAAACGCTGCAAATCGGAGTCGACACTAATGAGGAGGTCTTTTCCCTTCACCGCCAGGGTATCGTAGGCACCACCTTTCCAGGAACCTTTGGTGACCCCATGCACATCCTGCATCATAAACTTGACGCCCCGCCGGCCCCGTAACTGCTCTTCGTAATAACTTTCCAGTCCACTCTGACCGATGTAATCGCCCGGCCGGTAGTAGGGATACTCCTGCTCATCGAGCTTAGTCCGATTGATCTCACTGACGTAGCCCAGCGTATTGGCCAGCGTGTGTCCCGGATAGATCCGAACCGAATTGATCTGGGCATGAAACCCTCTATAGTCAACCAACGCATCCTGAAGGCGGGCAAAGTCCTGCTTCGATAGTCGCCGTTTAAAGAGTGAAGGTTTCACCATTGAGTAGTTCTTGGCCAATCCCATCAGGCTGTCAAAGTCCGCTTTGGACAGATTCATGAGGGTACAGAAGGCCGCCGTGTCCGCCATGATGACTTTTTTAGGCGTAACGTACAGATCATAAACGGGTGTATTGTCGACGAGTAGTTTATGGTTACGATCATAGATCTGTCCCCGATAAGGAGTCTCGATGACCCGATTGATCGAGTTCTTGGAAGCCCCAAGCGAATAGGTATCGTCGAGTACCTGTATATAGAATAAGCGTGCTAGATAAATCAGGGCAACGAAACAGAAAACCCCAATAACCACCCACTTACGATTTTCCTCCATGACAATGACTGCTTGCTTGGTTTACTGATTAATCAACAAAGTTAGCACAATAACCGTACACTGCCATTTTGCGGCTCTATCATTGCTAAACCATGAGGCCGCGTAATGTCAGCCCCCCGCTAAAAATGTAGCACGAGCCGATGTTCATTCGGTCTGGGTAGTGCGGTAGTCAGGTGTGCGTGTTTACTCCGTGGAAGACGGTCGGGCTGCGCTGACTTTTTCACGCAAACTTTTCGAGTCGTCCACTACTTTGTCAATAGCTTCCGTTTTCACGAGTAGGTTGATCAGGGGTCAACTTTCTTTGATTCGATCGGTCCTTATTTTTTGCTCACGGTTATCTGATACCCGAAAGGAAGCGTCAAGCACGGCTCTGTTACGGCTGAATCAAGTGTACACTACGGGTTGACGATAACAAATATTCGTAGAAGCAATCGGTATGAATGCACTCTTCCGCGCTGAGGATATTTCTTCAAAGGTCCTGATTCTACCGGACCACGATGATATGGTATACCCGATGTAACGTTACATGGCCTTACAACAGTGGAAGGTTGCCCCATATGTTTCCATCAAGACATTGGCAGGTGCCTCGATTGATCGGTCAACTACAAGTATCGATCCCTTTGCTAGTAGGTGCTCATCACGCTACCAGTAGTTAGTCGCTGAACGGACCCAATTAATTGACTACTATAAAACAATTTGCTTAATCCTGCCTTTTACTTACTGAAAAATACTCAGTAGTATTTACTCAACCAACTACCTATACTTCTATGACAATTCAACGCAAACTGGCCGCCGAGTTCGTGGGCACTCTATGGTTAGTTTTGGGCGGCTGTGGCAGCGCCG comes from the Spirosoma agri genome and includes:
- a CDS encoding penicillin-binding transpeptidase domain-containing protein, translated to MEENRKWVVIGVFCFVALIYLARLFYIQVLDDTYSLGASKNSINRVIETPYRGQIYDRNHKLLVDNTPVYDLYVTPKKVIMADTAAFCTLMNLSKADFDSLMGLAKNYSMVKPSLFKRRLSKQDFARLQDALVDYRGFHAQINSVRIYPGHTLANTLGYVSEINRTKLDEQEYPYYRPGDYIGQSGLESYYEEQLRGRRGVKFMMQDVHGVTKGSWKGGAYDTLAVKGKDLLISVDSDLQRFADSLMVNKVGAIVAIEPATGEILASVSAPTFDPNLLSASNFSNQYGSLLKNRYKPLINRPIMASYRPGSTFKLIQALVAQQEGTLTPHTVYGHAGSPMRCHCRGGNDLRGAIGNSCNPYFYQVFRRMLYNNSETNTFKASAVGLAKWHQRVEQFGIGQQLGVDLPSERRGNLPDVPYYDRLYKGENRWKFSYISSLSIGEGELLITPLKLANLAAAIANRGWYITPHYLKGFETIGAQLPDQYRKHHDTGIDHRYYLPVIDGMRRTVVSGSAKSANLAGLDICGKTGTSQNTKYGHQFDHSIFVGFAPMNAPTIAVAVFVENAGWGGDVAAPIAALVVERYIKGRTETKWLANRLRAARYLPPIGGIRAYKKAAPVKRDTTPGQRRDPVNTPQPLRPKPLLTTVQPSAVGATSLP